Proteins from a genomic interval of Papaver somniferum cultivar HN1 chromosome 4, ASM357369v1, whole genome shotgun sequence:
- the LOC113362802 gene encoding histone H2A.1-like translates to MEGTATASIVGNGGRKGGDRKKAVTKSAKAGLQFPVGRITRFLKKGRYSQRLGSGAPVYMAAVLEYLAAEVLELAGNAARDNKKSRVIPRHLCLAIRNDDELGKLLAGVTIASGGVLPNINAVLLPKKSGKAEAEKPKFAGKSVASKSPKK, encoded by the exons ATGGAAGGAACTGCAACTGCAAGTATTGTTGGTAATGGAGGAAGAAAAGGCGGTGATAGAAAGAAAGCTGTAACAAAATCTGCTAAAGCCGGATTACAATTCCCAGTTGGAAGAATCACTCGTTTCTTGAAGAAAGGTCGTTATTCTCAACGTCTTGGTTCTGGTGCTCCCGTTTACATGGCTGCTGTTCTTGAATATCTCGCTGCTGAg GTattggaattggctggaaatgctGCAAGAGACAACAAGAAATCAAGAGTTATCCCAAGACATTTATGTTTAGCGATAAGGAATGATGACGAATTAGGGAAATTGCTTGCTGGTGTTACAATTGCTAGTGGCGGTGTTCTTCCTAACATTAACGCTGTATTGTTACCTAAGAAGAGCGGGAAGGCTGAGGCAGAGAAACCTAAATTTGCAGGAAAATCTGTTGCTTCGAAATCTCCAAAGAAGTAA
- the LOC113273191 gene encoding uncharacterized protein LOC113273191, with the protein MDDSSSTPNHQDVISSINTNNIFEWTSPPEGVIKINVDATFNLGYSAAAAVARDHNKNIVAVASTIQYQSKPQVAEAAAFLLATKLAQQMQFRNCIIEGDCQTVVEVLNGEKNVPWRILRMIQEIKNISQSFRSVTYNFVKRKANSAAHNLASYAVKHSVQAIWTSSQIPPSIVSCLSEVHTSDYFFFRLFFFFCKTKEKSIAKKEN; encoded by the coding sequence ATGGATGATAGCTCAAGCACACCAAATCATCAAGATGTGATATCTTCGATTAATACAAATAACATCTTTGAGTGGACTTCTCCTCCAGAAGGTGTTATCAAGATAAATGTGGATGCGACTTTCAATCTTGGTTATTCTGCAGCTGCGGCGGTTGCCAGAGATCACAATAAGAACATCGTTGCTGTGGCTTCTACTATTCAATATCAGTCGAAACCACAAGTAGCCGAAGCAGCTGCATTTCTCCTTGCAACAAAGCTTGCTCAACAGATGCAGTTTCGCAATTGCATTATAGAAGGTGATTGTCAGACGGTAGTGGAAGTGCTTAATGGAGAAAAAAATGTTCCTTGGAGAATTCTAAGAATGATACAGGAGATCAAAAACATTTCTCAGTCGTTCAGATCAGTTACATACAATTTtgtgaagagaaaagctaacTCTGCAGCTCATAATCTCGCCTCATATGCGGTGAAGCATAGTGTCCAAGCTATTTGGACATCCTCCCAGATCCCCCCTTCTATAGTTTCTTGCTTGTCAGAAGTTCATACTTCTGACTACTTTTTCTTtcgtttgttcttttttttttgcaagacaAAAGAGAAGAGCAtagcaaaaaaagaaaactaa
- the LOC113362801 gene encoding methyl-CpG-binding domain-containing protein 2-like: MSTQMHPAKGKEVQESHVGCTSPNSSKVIGKEKEHHRDITYDIRTFTVQCAACNKWRLIPTKEKYEEIRENISRERFVCESAREWRPDISCDVPADIIQDGSKLWALDKPNIPQAPPDWKRLYRIRGEGSSRFADVYYLTPLGKRLRSMVEIQKYILEHPDGGLTTSQFSFLIPKPLKEDYVRKRPTTAMSSPGLSTLQPLEPTEVNPLAWAGPANDELRVSDRRGLSNSNGGGPVSESTPLPAKKRRTKSLARLAREDKPESKA; the protein is encoded by the exons ATGTCTACTCAGATGCATCCGGCGAAGGGAAAAGAAGTTCAAGAATCACATGTTGGATGTACTTCACCAAACTCGAGCAAGGTGATTGGGAAAGAAAAGGAGCATCATCGGGACATTACTTACGATATCAGAACGTTTACTGTCCAATGTGCAGCCTGCAATAAATGGAGGTTGATCCCAACCAAAGAGAAGTACGAAGAAATACGTGAAAACATCTCGCGTGAGCGTTTTGTTTGTGAAAGTGCCAGAGAGTGGAGGCCCGATATAAGTTGTGATGTTCCAGCTGATATCATCCAAGATGGGAGCAAACTTTGGGCACTTGATAAACCAAATATCCCTCAAGCTCCTCCTGATTGGAAGCGATTATATCGGATCAGAGGTGAAGGATCCTCCAGATTTGCAGATGT GTATTATCTTACTCCACTGGGAAAGAGGCTGCGCTCTATGGTGGAAATCCAGAA ATATATATTAGAACATCCAGATGGAGGACTGACTACGAGTCAGTTTTCATTTCTAATTCCAAAACCTCTGAAAGAAGACTATGTTAGGAAGCGCCCTACAACTGCGATGTCTTCTCCTGGTTTGTCCACGTTACAACCACTTGAACCAACTGAAG TAAATCCCCTTGCATGGGCAGGACCAGCAAATGATGAGTTGCGAGTTTCTGATCGTAGAGGACTAAGCAACTCAAATGGTGGTGGTCCTGTATCCGAATCCACTCCTTTACCAGCAAAGAAACGAAGAACAAAATCGTTAGCCAGACTTGCacgtgaagataaacccgagtcCAAAGCATAA